Proteins from a single region of Candidatus Poribacteria bacterium:
- a CDS encoding MBL fold metallo-hydrolase, translating into MKITILGSGTSTGVPEYKCDCETCEDARDVSSKNYRTRSSVHIEKDGKNLQFDLGPNFMDQIVRNRIERIDAVIFTHSHADHVSGTNDIVMPCRKQQMDMPIYGPEQTMGILQRNFDYMFTKETFQGGGVGHLLPNVVERDKRFSLLGFDITPIPVEHGNVDTYGYRIDNFGYLPDVKRLPKESQDLLNGIEVLVIDALSFNPRHPTHLSVGEALEISDALKTRETYFTHIMHRLDHRYFPEQCKEVDIELPDNAYLAYDTQVIQL; encoded by the coding sequence GACTGTGAAACCTGCGAGGACGCGCGGGATGTTAGTTCAAAAAACTATCGAACCCGTTCATCGGTCCACATTGAAAAAGATGGAAAAAACCTCCAATTCGACCTCGGCCCTAATTTCATGGACCAGATCGTCCGGAATCGGATTGAACGGATAGATGCTGTTATTTTCACGCACTCTCACGCCGACCATGTCAGTGGAACCAACGATATCGTAATGCCGTGCCGAAAACAGCAGATGGATATGCCGATTTACGGTCCTGAACAGACAATGGGCATCCTACAACGAAATTTCGATTATATGTTCACAAAGGAGACGTTCCAAGGTGGTGGCGTCGGTCATCTACTCCCAAACGTCGTTGAAAGAGATAAAAGATTTTCGTTGCTGGGTTTTGACATTACACCGATTCCCGTTGAGCATGGAAACGTTGACACTTACGGCTATCGGATTGACAATTTCGGGTACCTACCGGATGTCAAGCGACTGCCGAAGGAATCGCAGGACTTATTAAACGGGATTGAGGTGTTGGTTATTGATGCGCTGAGTTTTAATCCGAGACACCCAACGCATCTCTCGGTTGGTGAAGCGTTAGAAATTAGCGATGCCTTGAAAACGAGGGAAACTTATTTTACACATATTATGCACCGGTTAGATCATCGGTATTTCCCGGAGCAGTGTAAAGAAGTAGATATTGAACTTCCAGACAACGCCTACCTTGCTTATGATACGCAAGTGATTCAACTGTAG